A genomic segment from Nicotiana sylvestris chromosome 1, ASM39365v2, whole genome shotgun sequence encodes:
- the LOC138874748 gene encoding uncharacterized protein — MECKFTNDNQEGDMEVRLDTQVIPKRGSFKYQYGSIIQDNKEIDENAMYRIGVGWMKWRLASGVLCDKNVPLRLKGNYVCNDVDSSNYIIDTGVTNHVTGNKDLLQNLALVGNIGQVQLPTGDSIAITHRGNHQLSGGDVLSNVLCVPAFRFNLVSVSKLIKDLNCYVTFFPTFCVFQELLYGRVKEIDRELDGLYYIQSLAKNKRVAVPHSFAVTRGIARDGSTALWHKQMGHVHVSVLKRIPVFQGNNSFHSNKLLNKCIVCPLARQTRLPFPISSSICLDSFELIHMDVWGPCRVATQNGFIIMEKTQFQKIIKKFISDNGVEFFNKKNVDTHRESVIEECATVNTTEEHTIVNTESHEIDVRKSTRVSKPPAWLQDYIIPGKDKGVNCCRYPIYVVIGYDGLSFKYQSYLSKISIEEEPTSYGAAAKDTKWADPMKAEIKALEDNKTWDIVPLPKGKKVIGCKLIYKIKYNASGEVERYKSRLVAKGFNQRKGLEYQETFSPVVKMVNVRSVIALAASRQWIIHQMDVYNTFLQGDLTEEVYMLHKSIYGLKQASCQWNLKLTLALIDSGFTQSHLDYSLFTKKVAAKIVVVLVYVDDILITGDDSQLIQAIKLVLQNNFRIKDLGSKHVASPMEVNQKLTTTKFGTHMGVTDDPSLSYPGPYQRLFGCLFYLSATRPDISFDVQCLSQFMHSPKESHMEASNSCGEGLFKELGVSSPSPVPINCDNKSAIQITANPVFHERTKHVDIDCHFIREKVQQGIVNTLYLAATEQQADVLTKGLGRLLHEYLVSKLGMKNIFIPPRLRGCKG; from the exons ATGGAGTGCAAGTTCACCAACGATAACCAGGAAGGAGATATGGAGGTGAGGCTTGATACgcaagtcatccccaagagaggtagttttaaGTATCAATATGGATCTATAATACAAGATAATAAGGAGATTGATGAAAATGCCATGTATCGTATTGGAGtgggatggatgaagtggaggctcgcttccggtgtcttgtgtgataagaatgtgccactgagacttaaag GTAACTATGTTTGTAATGATGTAGATAGCTCTAATTATATTATAGATACAGGTGTTACCAATCATGTGACAGGAAATAAGGACTTGCTGCAAAATCTTGCATTAGTAGGCAATATAGGGCAGGTGCAGTTGCCTACAGGGGATTCAATTGCAATCACACACAGAGGGAACCACCAACTCTCAGGAGGTGATGTCCTTAGTAATGTCCTATGCGTACCAGCATTCAGATTCAATCTTGTGTCTGTGTCAAAGTTGATAAAGGACTTGAATTGTTATGTCACATTCTTCCCAACATTTTGTGTGTTTCAAGAACTCTTGTATGGAAGGGTGAAAGAGATTGATAGAGAATTAGATGGACTATACTACATACAGTCGTTAGCAAAGAATAAAAGAGTTGCAGTCCCACATTCTTTTGCAGTCACTAGAGGCATTGCTAGAGATGGCTCAACAGCTTTATGGCATAAGCAGATGGGGCATGTGCATGTTTCAGTTTTAAAGAGAATTCCTGTTTTCCAAGGCAACAATAGTTTTCACTCCAACAAGTTGTTAAATAAATGTATTGTTTGTCCTCTTGCGAGGCAGACTAGGCTTCCTTTTCCAATAAGTTCTAGCATATGTTTAGATAGCTTTGAGCTCATTCACATGGATGTTTGGGGTCCCTGTAGAGTAGCAACACAGAATG GTTTCATTATCATGGAAAAGACTCAGTTTCAGAAAATAATAAAGAAGTTCATATCTGATAATGGTGTTGAATTCTTCAACA AGAAGAATGTAGATACTCATAGAGAGTCTGTTATAGAGGAGTGTGCAACAGTCAATACAACAGAGGAGCATACAATAGTCAATACAGAATCTCATGAAATTGATGTCAGAAAGTCAACCAGAGTTTCCAAACCTCCAGCTTGGCTTCAAGATTACATTATTCCAGGAAAGGATAAAGGTGTTAATTGTTGCAGATATCCCATTTATGTTGTTATAGGCTATGATGGCCTATCTTTCAAGTATCAAAGTTACCTGTCCAAGATATCCATTGAGGAAGAGCCTACTAGCTATGGTGCAGCAGCTAAGGATACCAAATGGGCAGATCCCATGAAGGCTGAAATCAAAGCATTAGAGGACAATAAGACATGGGATATTGTACCTTTACCCAAAGGGAAGAAAGTAATAGGATGCAAGTTGATTTACAAAATTAAATACAATGCCTCAGGAGAAGTTGAGAGATACAAATCAAGGCTTGTGGCTAAAGGATTTAATCAGAGAAAAGGTCTTGAATATCAAGAAACATTCTCTCCTGTGGTTAAGATGGTTAATGTCAGAAGTGTAATTGCTCTTGCAGCTTCCAGGCAGTGGattatccatcaaatggatgtctaTAATACCTTCTTGCAAGGGGATTTAACTGAGGAAGTCTATAT GCTACATAAGTCCATCTATGGGCTTAAGCAAGCCTCATGTCAATGGAACCTCAAATTAACCTTAGCTCTCATTGATTCTGGTTTTACTCAAAGTCATCTGGATTATTCTTTGTTCACTAAGAAAGTTGCAGCCAAGATAGTAGTGGTGctggtgtatgttgatgatatcctcATCACAGGTGATGACTCTCAGTTGATTCAAGCTATCAAACTTGTCTTACAAAACAATTTCAGGATCAAAGACTTAG GGTCCAAGCATGTTGCATCTCCTATGGAGGTGAATCAAAAGCTTACTACTACTAAATTTGGCACTCACATGGGTGTCACTGATGATCCATCCTTATCTTATCCTGGTCCATATCAAAGATTATTTGGTTGCTTGTTTTATCTCTCAGCTACCCGTCCAGATATTTCTTTTGATGTCCAATGTCTCAGTCAGTTCATGCATAGTCCTAAAGAGTCTCATATGGAGGCAAGCAATTCATGTGGTGAG GGGTTGTTCAAGGAATTAGGGGTCTCTTCTCCATCCCCTGTTCCCATAAATTGTGATAACAAATCTGCTATTCAAATTACTGCCAATCCTGTTTTTCACGAACGCACTAAGCACGTTGACATCGACTGTCATTTCATCCGCGAGAAGGTTCAACAGGGTATTGTCAACACCCTTTATCTAGCCGCAACAGAGCAGCAGGCAGATGTGCTCACTAAGGGTCTTGGTCGACTTCTACATGAGTATTTGGTATCCAAGCTAGGAATGAAGAACATCTTCATACCTCCTAGATTGAGGGGGTGTAAAGGATAG